TTTGGGTGGCAACAGCACCGGCACTGACATGGTGGACGAGGATATTCTCGCCAACCACATGGAGCTCATCCAAAGCCGCATGATTGTCGGCGAGGCATTGGAGCAGAATGAGCTGTTGGATTTGCCATCGATTGAAACACATTTGAATGAGAAGACGGATGCGATTGACTACGTCATCGATCAGCTTTCCATCGTCAAGGGTGGCGATGGTTCAGCAAAAACCGCTCGCAGTCTGAACATCACATTCACTCACACGGATCCGGATGACGCCAAGTTGATCTTGACCGCTGTGATGAAACGCTATGAGCAATTCATCATCGATCAGGTCGAACAGGTGATGGGCCGCGCCAACGAGATGGTGAACAAGGCCAAGACGGAGGTCGAAACCGATTTGATCGCTGCTGAACAAGAGCACTTGAAAGCTCGCCAAGAAGCGCCGCTGTTCTTTCAGGGAGAAGGCAGCAGCAATATCTATCAAGATCGCTACCGCCGATTGCAAGACGAGCTGCTCGACCTCGACATCCAAGAATCAACGGTCAAAACACGTTTGACGCGTGTCGACCAGACCTTGAAGGAAATGGATGAGTCGACCGACCCGATCGATCAACTCGACAAGTTGGCATTGATCGACAGCGACAGTTTGGAGCGTCTCGGTGTCTTTGCTGGCCTGCAAATGAACTCAGCCAACACCGCTGAATTCAAAGCCGCAATGCCAGCCAAGGCGGAAGAAGCTCGGACGCAGATCACTCACCTTTTGAAACTCAACAGTGAGAAGCAACGCTTGACTTCGGTGTTTGGTCCCGGCCATCCCAAGGTGCAGGAACTCGAAAGTGAGATCACGTTGGTCAAAGAGTTCTTGCAAGACCAAAAGGATCTCACCAGTCCCGCGGAGATGTTTGGCGACAGTGCTCTCACGCCGGAGGGGTTGTTGAAAGCCTATGTCGGTTTTCTTCAGCATGACCTGGCGGCACTTTCCGAACGTCGCAAGGAACTGACGTATCTGGCTGCTGACGCAGAGACAAAAGCGAAAGAACTGATCGAGTACGAACTCACGGACATGATCTTGCAAAAGAAGATCGGCCGACAAGAGGCGTTGTTTGAAGGCGTTGTTCAACAACTGCGAGCGTTGGATACCGCCAGTGGATTGACAGGGTATCTGTATGAGTTCCTGGCTGTTCCGCGAACGGGTGAAAAGTCTTGGCCAAAGCTGCCCTTGTGCGGCTTGGGTGGATTGATGTTGGGACTGTTTTCGGGATTGTTCCTGGCGGTTGCCAATGACGTTCGTGATGGACGATTCCGATCGGCTGCTGAACTGGATGATGCCATTGGATTGCCGAGTCTCGGTCGAGTTGGCAAGCTGAACTCGATCAACCAAGGCATCAAGGGCCTGATTGCCACCGAGCTTTCGCCTGACGCCGAAGCTTTCCGGTTGGGACGCACTGTTTTGCTGCCCGATATTCGAAGCGGAAGCGTACGCACGATTGGTTTCACCAGCCCCATGCAGGGTGATGGGAAGTCGACCGTGGTTTCTAATTTTGCGGTCTCGTTTTCTCAGGTTGGATTGAAGGTGTTGGTCATCGATGCCGACCTTCGCCGTCCCAGTGCTCATCGCTACTTCAGTCTTGGCAAAGAAGATGGTCTGTGCGATGTCCTCGAAGACCGTCTTGAGATCTCTGAGGCGATCAAAGCAACCGAAGCTGACAACGTGTTTGTGATGACCTCCGGGTCGTCCAGTCACACACCAGCGGAATTGTTGCAGTCGCAACGACTCGACGAAGTTCTGGCAGTCGTCAAAGAAGACTACGACCTCGTTCTGGTTGACTTGCCGCCTGTCTTGGCTGTCTCGGATCCAGTGGTGGTGATGCCCCGTTTGGACGGTGGCATTCTGGTGGTCAAAGTCGCCAATGTTCGCCGCGATGAAGTGGTCAACACGCTCCGCCGGATCGACAGTTCTGGTGGGGAGATGCTCGGTTGCATGCTCAACGCCTTTGGTGCCGGGAAGAAGTTCGACTCCGATGGTGGCTACTACGGTTACTACAAGAGTGACTACACCCGACCGACATCGTCAGCAACCCGTCAGGCTGCACCGAAAGCAGCCACCATTTCTGCCAACGGCCAGCCAAAATCAAAGTAGAACGATTGTCCCCAATTGCATCCGTGGGTGGATGCCAAGTAGGTACGCAGTTGTCATCGGGTATGTGAGCCGTTTGGCGTTAGCCACGGTTTCCACGCACAACCGGGGGGCAGCGCGCCAAACGACGCACCGAATTCAACCCAATCGTTCCTGCCTACCTGCTTCGAATCCAACATCGAGCAATGGATGTGAATCAATGAAAAAAGGCCGCGAACATGAATCTTGTTCGCGGCCTTTTGGCTATGGCTGGTCAACCGAAGATCAGTCGCCGCGTGTGAGGGAAACCAAGATCGAATCGCCACTGAAGTAGTTCAGGAACCCGTTGAAGAAGGCTCCGCCTGGTTTTTGTTGCAACATCACCACGTCATCGGGAAGGATTCGAATGCGTTCTTTTGAGTCTTTCATCGCACGATCGAGGTCGCAACGAATTGTCATTTGACGACCGTCGGGCAGAGTGCGAAGAATCAAAACTCGGCTGGGTTCACGAAGGTAGCCAGGGGTTCCGCCTGCCAGGACACTTCCATCGCGTCCAAGAGGACCACCCGCCGATCCGCTGGCCAGAGCAATCGCTTCGATCACATCGACGTCTTGGTCACGTGGCAATGGCACACGACCACCAGGAAGCAGTCCACCGGAAATGAAGTATTCGTTGCGACGTGGGATGAAGACCACGTCACCCTCTTCCAAGATCACATCTTCTTGCGTGAACGGAAGGCTGTCGCAAGGGCATCCAGCGAGCGGGATGCGAATGACACCCGCATTGCACTGCCCACCTTCGCCACCGGAGACGATGCTCTGCAGCTGTCCACCGCTGATGAAGCTGTTGTTGAGTCCTGCACTGGCACGGATCACGTACAGTTCACGAGCCGCGTCTGTGCCGGGCAATCCGCCCGTCGAGGCCAGGGCGTGCAACACGTCGTTTTCATAGATCGGCAAGTCAATCACTTCGCCGGAGCCACGATGGATTTCATCAACCGCTTGAGGCGAAACCAAGGCGACCGCAGTGCTTGGCGTGTCTTCGCGAAGCACCACGACGCGTTTCACACGTGGGATCAGCAGATCCACCGTGACCCGTTCCTTGCCTTCTTGGACGACTTCTTCTTCAATCAAACGATTGGTGACTCGCTCGATTGCTTCGTTCATCGTCAGGCGATTGACATCCAGCCGGCCGATGATCGGAAGCGTGATGCTGCCGTCGGCGTCAACCTGAATGGGAAGGCCAGTGGTTGGTGCAACGACACTGCCGCGTGGTGGGTAGTAACGCTGGTTGACAGCCTGGGTCCGTTGTTGAACGGGCGTCTCATCTTCGTTGGGTGGGAACACCCCGAAGACATAAACGCTGAGTGTGTCGCCAGCTGCAATCCGGTGGGCTGCTGGTTTCGGTTGTCCAAGCGTTGCATAAGGCAATGGGCCCAGATCTTCACGTGAGCAAGCAAACAGTTCTGGGTCGAGCCGGTGGGCAGGAACCGCGTGAGCGGCTGATGAAACCAAGTGTTGGTGACAGCCAGTGGTGCTGATCGCAGCCAGTGCAAGCAATCCGCATGCGGTCTGTGCCACGCTTTTCAGAATCGATTCTTTTGAGCGAGTCATTGCTGAGTCCCTTCGCAATGCAAGGAATGTATGTGTGATGAGTGTTGCAAAAACGGGAACTCGACTATTCGGCGAGTTTGACAACCGGTTCGGTTTCGATCATTTCAAAGAAGCCGGCGGGCAAGGCGATGGCGTTGCCGCTGGCGTCGTTCAATTCCGTGGTTGCCTTCAAACTTTGGGCAATCGGCTCCGCCATGCGGACGATCGTTGTTCGAGCCGAAGCAGGTTTGGCCTCGATCGATCGAACGTTCTTTCTCGCAACGAGTTCTGGCTCGCTCGCAGGAGCTGATGGGCGAGTCACGGAACCGGCCGAGACTTCGGTCGAAGACGGTTTGTTGCCATCTTCGGCGATGTTTGGAAGCACGCCGACTTCCAAGTTGGTTGCCGCATTCTTCTTTGCAGCGGCTGCTTGCAAATCGCTGAAGGATTTCTCGATGTCCGTCGTTTCGGCAGTCGGCATGGGAACCGGGGCCATTTCAATCATCTCGTCTGAAACCGGCATCCCCATCGTTGGCATGCCACAAGGCACACTGGTGCCATCGGCACAGGGTTCTTCGCAACGCGGGAACGGGCATTCGCAAGTTTCGAAAATACGAATGGTGTGTGTATCGGGGAACTGCTCAGCGCGAGCCGCACCGTCCTGCCATCCGCTGTAGTAGGCGTGACGTTTGTTGTCACAATCCTTGAGGATCTGGCCAGGCTTCCAGTAGCGAGCCGGGGCGACGGCCGGTGGGCAAGTGCTTCCGCCCGTGGAGACTTCGTAGAAGCCGTCGATCCAGCCCAGTTTGTAGTCGTGCGGGTAGCAGGACGAATCGGGGTTTCCACACTTGACGTACTGGACCATCGCCCGAGCCGATTGAGTGTGTTCGTAGCAGCAGTCGTCCAGCGATGCACAACCGCCGAACGGGACCAGCAGCAGCATGGTCGCTAAAAGTTTTCGTTTCATTTTCATACTTGCACCGTGGCTCGTTCGAGGCCCGTAGATGGGGATCGCTACCGGTGTTTTCGGAAAGTCAAGCGAATTGCGAGCGGAGAAGTCGAGAAAAGACGGTCGAATACCAATCCCCCCATCGTGCGAGCTTTAAAATCGGATTGAGCCCGACAGTCCGCAAAGTCTGCCTGCTTGGCAGAGTCGTTTGAGGTTCAGTCCTGAAGCCAGTTTGAATCGTCGTCCCGTCTTTCTCTCGTAGGCCGGATCAAGCTGCTTCCGTGCCGCTCCGGCATCTGAGTGAACCGCGCAAGCGATTTTTTGTCGGATGTGCGTCGCAGAGCCTTCCGGGTTCCACTACGACACGTGGTTGTGCGGTTGACTAAACTCAACGGAACGTTCCGCTCATCGACTTGGCTTATCTCCCCCCTTCCTTCGACTTTCCCCTGCACATGCTCACCGCTGAAATCTCGTTCTGGATCATGCTGGCCGTGTCGCTGGGGTTCGCAGGATGGTTCGGTTGGAAGCACGGCAAGCACTCCGCATTAGGGGCTGGGATGGCTGCCTCGCTACTCGCCGGGACGTGGTTCGAAATCGTCGTGCTGGACACTCGGATCAACGTCACCATGGCGACTGCGATCGTGCTTCTCGTGGTCTATTGCACGCACTCGTGGCACGAGATCTTTCGTTTGTTGGGGCCGCTCGATTACTTGATCGGAGCCATCACAATCTGGCATGTCGTCGTGGATACCTACTACGGAGAGCAACCACTCGCCGTTGCGGCGCAAGCCTACGGACAATGGATGCTGCCCTACGCAGCGGGACGCTACGCCTTCCTGCATCGAGAATCACTGCCAAGGCTTGCCCCGATCTTCGCCGTCGTGGGTGCGATCATATCAGTGCTTTGCCTGGCGGAATCCTGGACCGGCATCAATCTCTGGGAAACGGTCTTCACACCACGAGATGATCTGGTGCGTTTTGGTGGCCAATTGCGTTACGGGATCGCTTATCGCGCTTGTGGACCCACTCGCCACGCAATCTTCCTGAGCAACGTGCTGCTCACGCTCGTCCCCTTTGCAGTGTTGATGACTCAGAGGGGAATGGATTGGTTTCCAAAGCTGAGGAAGTGGAATCGATGGCTCGGTCCCGGCCTTCTGATCGTGCTTGTGTTGGGAGTGGCTTCCTCAATCTCACGCGGTCCAATCGTTACGCTGGTCCTGGCGGCTTGCTTCGCGATTGCCTGGCTTTATCGCCCAGCCGCGTGGACATTGCTTGCAATCTTCCTCGGTTCAGCGGGATGGATTGCCAGTGATTGGGACGGATTTGTCCGCCTGCTCGAAACGGATTCCAATGACCGAAAGAAGGCAGCGGTGCTCGTCGTTGATGAGCAGGAGGAGGCCATTGTCTACACCGGAACCCGCAACCGGTTGGTCAATTTGCAGGTCTATGTGCCGATCGTTGTCG
Above is a window of Rhodopirellula islandica DNA encoding:
- a CDS encoding polysaccharide biosynthesis/export family protein, producing the protein MTRSKESILKSVAQTACGLLALAAISTTGCHQHLVSSAAHAVPAHRLDPELFACSREDLGPLPYATLGQPKPAAHRIAAGDTLSVYVFGVFPPNEDETPVQQRTQAVNQRYYPPRGSVVAPTTGLPIQVDADGSITLPIIGRLDVNRLTMNEAIERVTNRLIEEEVVQEGKERVTVDLLIPRVKRVVVLREDTPSTAVALVSPQAVDEIHRGSGEVIDLPIYENDVLHALASTGGLPGTDAARELYVIRASAGLNNSFISGGQLQSIVSGGEGGQCNAGVIRIPLAGCPCDSLPFTQEDVILEEGDVVFIPRRNEYFISGGLLPGGRVPLPRDQDVDVIEAIALASGSAGGPLGRDGSVLAGGTPGYLREPSRVLILRTLPDGRQMTIRCDLDRAMKDSKERIRILPDDVVMLQQKPGGAFFNGFLNYFSGDSILVSLTRGD
- a CDS encoding polysaccharide biosynthesis tyrosine autokinase is translated as MAESAKPTNRLPARGPSSASSDGEETLDVLQILSRQRWLIAFLSIAGLAAGVAYALNAQVWYESNAKVLINQKSAGLGGNSTGTDMVDEDILANHMELIQSRMIVGEALEQNELLDLPSIETHLNEKTDAIDYVIDQLSIVKGGDGSAKTARSLNITFTHTDPDDAKLILTAVMKRYEQFIIDQVEQVMGRANEMVNKAKTEVETDLIAAEQEHLKARQEAPLFFQGEGSSNIYQDRYRRLQDELLDLDIQESTVKTRLTRVDQTLKEMDESTDPIDQLDKLALIDSDSLERLGVFAGLQMNSANTAEFKAAMPAKAEEARTQITHLLKLNSEKQRLTSVFGPGHPKVQELESEITLVKEFLQDQKDLTSPAEMFGDSALTPEGLLKAYVGFLQHDLAALSERRKELTYLAADAETKAKELIEYELTDMILQKKIGRQEALFEGVVQQLRALDTASGLTGYLYEFLAVPRTGEKSWPKLPLCGLGGLMLGLFSGLFLAVANDVRDGRFRSAAELDDAIGLPSLGRVGKLNSINQGIKGLIATELSPDAEAFRLGRTVLLPDIRSGSVRTIGFTSPMQGDGKSTVVSNFAVSFSQVGLKVLVIDADLRRPSAHRYFSLGKEDGLCDVLEDRLEISEAIKATEADNVFVMTSGSSSHTPAELLQSQRLDEVLAVVKEDYDLVLVDLPPVLAVSDPVVVMPRLDGGILVVKVANVRRDEVVNTLRRIDSSGGEMLGCMLNAFGAGKKFDSDGGYYGYYKSDYTRPTSSATRQAAPKAATISANGQPKSK
- a CDS encoding membrane protein — its product is MLTAEISFWIMLAVSLGFAGWFGWKHGKHSALGAGMAASLLAGTWFEIVVLDTRINVTMATAIVLLVVYCTHSWHEIFRLLGPLDYLIGAITIWHVVVDTYYGEQPLAVAAQAYGQWMLPYAAGRYAFLHRESLPRLAPIFAVVGAIISVLCLAESWTGINLWETVFTPRDDLVRFGGQLRYGIAYRACGPTRHAIFLSNVLLTLVPFAVLMTQRGMDWFPKLRKWNRWLGPGLLIVLVLGVASSISRGPIVTLVLAACFAIAWLYRPAAWTLLAIFLGSAGWIASDWDGFVRLLETDSNDRKKAAVLVVDEQEEAIVYTGTRNRLVNLQVYVPIVVEGGPLGYGTVDSTGFPPENLPGLPTDPTVRQRLGVVDNAFLNNGLRFGWVGLALFTGLFIAAASTAFQLSRRASTYFFPLDQRYFVISTTLFVALVFEVVTVFWSYDYAFWTLSAFGSIAGLSSQMKRIAVVT